A single region of the Kocuria rosea genome encodes:
- a CDS encoding TadA family conjugal transfer-associated ATPase, translating to MSAALPAALLDDVRDRLLAAPGPVTDTDIAAAVRASGRVLGAAGTLRAVQAVRAELTGLGPLEPLLPHRGLTDVYVNGPDQVWLETEAGVRRVPSPFRTDAEVRALAVRLVTAAGRRLDAAHPCVDVQTAAGYRVHAVLPPISTGGTLLSVRFRSTRTLSLQDLVAAGTVHPGTAELLVGAVRSGANFLVSGATGAGKTTVLNALLSCSPAHERIVLIEDAAELRPEHPHVVGLQARHANTEGAGSIDLAELVRQALRMRPDRLVVGECRGAEVRELLTALNTGHAGAGTVHANSAEAVPARLSALGALAGMSREAVTLQAASALDLVVHVARAGGRREIRAVSLLEDRAGALVSVPAAVRSHDGVRRGPGWDGLCALLDHRPDRTPGDASDRSPDRSPHPGGDLAGGRP from the coding sequence GTGAGCGCCGCGCTGCCGGCCGCCCTGCTCGACGACGTGCGGGACCGGCTGCTGGCCGCCCCCGGGCCGGTCACGGACACCGACATCGCCGCGGCCGTGCGCGCGAGCGGCCGGGTGCTCGGGGCCGCCGGCACCCTGCGGGCGGTGCAGGCCGTGCGCGCCGAGCTGACCGGTCTCGGTCCGCTCGAGCCGCTGCTGCCGCACCGGGGTCTCACCGACGTCTACGTCAACGGGCCGGACCAGGTCTGGCTCGAGACCGAGGCCGGGGTGCGCCGCGTCCCGTCCCCCTTCCGCACCGACGCCGAGGTGCGCGCCCTGGCCGTGCGCCTGGTCACCGCCGCAGGACGCCGCCTCGACGCCGCCCACCCGTGCGTGGACGTCCAGACGGCCGCCGGCTACCGGGTGCACGCCGTCCTCCCGCCGATCTCCACGGGCGGGACCCTGCTCTCCGTCCGCTTCCGCAGCACGAGGACCCTGTCCCTGCAGGACCTCGTGGCGGCGGGGACCGTCCACCCCGGCACCGCCGAGCTCCTCGTGGGCGCCGTGCGCTCGGGCGCCAACTTCCTGGTCAGCGGCGCCACCGGGGCGGGGAAGACGACCGTCCTCAACGCCCTGCTCTCCTGCTCCCCGGCGCACGAGCGGATCGTGCTCATCGAGGACGCCGCCGAGCTTCGGCCCGAGCACCCCCACGTGGTCGGTCTCCAGGCGCGGCACGCCAACACCGAGGGCGCGGGCAGCATCGACCTGGCGGAGCTCGTCCGGCAGGCCCTGCGGATGCGGCCCGACCGGCTCGTGGTGGGCGAGTGCCGCGGCGCCGAGGTGCGCGAGCTCCTCACGGCCCTGAACACCGGCCACGCGGGGGCGGGCACCGTGCACGCCAACTCCGCCGAGGCGGTCCCCGCCCGGCTCTCGGCCCTGGGCGCCCTGGCCGGGATGAGCCGGGAGGCCGTGACGCTGCAGGCCGCGAGCGCCCTGGACCTGGTCGTCCACGTGGCCCGGGCGGGCGGGCGCCGAGAGATCCGGGCGGTGTCCCTGCTCGAGGACCGGGCCGGCGCCCTCGTCTCCGTGCCCGCGGCGGTCCGGTCCCACGACGGCGTGCGCCGCGGCCCGGGCTGGGACGGGCTGTGCGCCCTGCTCGACCACCGGCCCGACCGAACGCCCGGCGACGCGTCCGACCGCTCGCCCGACCGTTCGCCCCACCCCGGCGGGGACCTCGCGGGAGGCCGGCCGTGA
- a CDS encoding NUDIX hydrolase yields the protein MEDREPWRIGQIDENYRRSAVLILFGALDDLPSRAAEHAEGVGRDLDVLLVQRAATLRSHPGQVAFPGGRLDPEDGDLHEVLSVPGGEVSAAHVRAAVREAEEETGLDPHGVEVLGALAPVPLPVSNHLVTPVLGWWRDVSPVDVVDHAESSLVFRVPVLDLIDPANRHSATVTRGRQTYRSPAFTVPVPGTASTVTVWGFTGVLLDRVLTALGWAVPWDTGRDLPAPL from the coding sequence ATGGAGGACCGCGAGCCGTGGCGGATCGGGCAGATCGACGAGAACTACCGCCGCTCGGCCGTGCTCATCCTCTTCGGCGCGCTCGACGACCTGCCCTCGCGCGCCGCCGAGCACGCGGAGGGCGTGGGGCGGGACCTCGACGTCCTCCTGGTCCAGCGGGCCGCGACGCTGCGCTCCCACCCCGGCCAGGTCGCCTTCCCGGGCGGGCGCCTGGACCCCGAGGACGGGGACCTGCACGAGGTGCTGTCCGTGCCCGGCGGCGAGGTCAGCGCCGCCCACGTGCGCGCGGCCGTCCGCGAGGCCGAGGAGGAGACCGGGCTGGACCCGCACGGGGTGGAGGTGCTCGGCGCCCTGGCCCCGGTGCCCCTGCCGGTCTCCAACCACCTCGTCACCCCGGTGCTGGGCTGGTGGCGGGACGTCTCGCCGGTGGACGTCGTGGACCACGCCGAGTCCTCCCTCGTGTTCCGCGTCCCCGTGCTGGATCTCATCGACCCGGCCAACCGGCACTCCGCGACCGTCACGCGCGGCCGGCAGACCTACCGCTCGCCCGCCTTCACGGTCCCCGTGCCCGGCACCGCGTCCACCGTGACCGTCTGGGGGTTCACCGGAGTGCTCCTGGACCGGGTGCTCACGGCGCTGGGCTGGGCCGTGCCCTGGGACACCGGCCGGGACCTGCCCGCACCGCTGTAG
- a CDS encoding type II secretion system F family protein, producing MSTVLVLCLALCLCLAGGAAVLVAGPGHRVRSAARAGAGTVVPVRWWARFARDAETEAAEWIALLRRLAALLEAGRSPAAAFEGAGPGGRAARTGTGRHLELLCTSVAAAARLGLSVSTALAGVPAPELGHRALERRAVATTAELSLCWEVSERTGAPLAALLGGLADALEAELDAEAARGTALAGPRSTVRILTWLPVLGIGLGMLMGVDPLRTLLTTPWGLAALVAGAALTGLGRVWTRTLISRAEAVGAR from the coding sequence GTGAGCACGGTCCTCGTCCTCTGCCTCGCCCTCTGCCTGTGCCTCGCCGGGGGCGCCGCGGTGCTGGTCGCGGGTCCGGGCCACCGCGTCCGGTCGGCCGCGAGGGCGGGCGCCGGCACCGTCGTCCCGGTCCGGTGGTGGGCCCGGTTCGCCCGGGACGCCGAGACGGAGGCCGCCGAGTGGATCGCGCTGCTGCGCCGGCTCGCGGCGCTGCTGGAGGCGGGCCGGTCCCCGGCGGCCGCGTTCGAGGGAGCGGGGCCCGGGGGCCGCGCCGCCCGCACGGGCACCGGCCGGCACCTCGAACTGCTGTGCACGTCCGTGGCGGCCGCCGCCCGCCTGGGGCTGAGCGTCTCGACCGCCCTGGCGGGGGTGCCGGCCCCGGAGCTGGGCCACCGCGCGCTGGAGCGGCGGGCCGTCGCCACCACCGCCGAGCTCTCCCTGTGCTGGGAGGTCTCCGAGCGCACCGGCGCGCCCCTCGCCGCCCTGCTCGGCGGCCTCGCCGACGCCCTCGAGGCGGAGCTCGACGCCGAGGCCGCACGCGGCACCGCCCTGGCCGGCCCCCGCTCCACCGTCCGGATCCTGACCTGGCTCCCGGTGCTCGGCATCGGACTGGGCATGCTCATGGGCGTCGACCCGCTGCGCACGCTGCTCACCACCCCGTGGGGGCTGGCCGCCCTCGTGGCCGGCGCTGCGCTCACGGGCCTCGGCCGGGTGTGGACGCGCACCCTGATCAGCCGCGCCGAGGCGGTGGGTGCGCGATGA
- a CDS encoding helix-turn-helix domain-containing protein — MASPPPGPERPRLAEQLSAARRRRGLSVRALAASCRLPASTIQGWLSGAHLPGPALREEFTALLDALGLTDERPAELWWEDVNRSRTPVRPDSTPYVGLRSYRPEDETHFFGRTAEVAVLGERVVRLADAGGPRILAVVGASGAGKSSLLGAGLLGRLRAEGGPLHGWSAVATTPGLDPVRRLEDAVAATPDLLVVDQLEELWTGAREAEEPGRFLDRLAAASRDRVVVVGLRADFFGTASRHAELRTALERPVLLGALTREQLERIVVGPAEAVGARVSPDLVGVILRDVAPRGTEAGVGLLPMLSQAMLGTWEHARTRELTVADYHAAGGITEAVERRAEEVHARLGPREREVARAVFLRLVRVVGTGTSATVVRTPVLREELPEGGAAVVEEFARARLLTIDRDEIQLSHEALLDHWSRLSRWIEDSRRDLYVRQQLQRATQMWLANDRDPLALIPLGQLASFRDWTGDPRQQALLSPAEREYLAESERHYEDALERQKRSAREIERRGHVALVLLALAVCAAVVAGALGVRAERFQTVAETARDEALSRQTALEASRIRGESPNLASQLSLAAYRMAPTREGTSALIDATAVNAPERWLGPDGASRLAALDDGSVVARAAGDGLLSVWRDSDRLAENREDLAVVDGAPGLSDVDLLAVDGRVLAAVGGLGHVSLWDVTGAPARRLAGLDVGAGTPVNAVVLSPDGRQLLAGGRGEVLRWSIEDPGAPAPLPALALGEDADVLALAAAPDGTVYAGGTSGEITRYATDGARAQRLDPVPTGRVVRALDLADDGARLAAGLSARELRLYDVEGERVSRSGTLTDFGSWISDVSFTPDGEAVVAASFDQNAYVHRLSDLARIDSLPTAARVTSALRVGERVLTTSQDGTTRAWDRRGPVIHRQGEPVYQLSVDRQHTVLSAVGVGPDVVSLFDLSGEDPRPLPPPEAPPGETLWYAGAVAPDASLIAGGTEDGDVLVWPLDGGRPEEPERAAAIEAGITGADVTTDAGTIAAWSEVGSEIALLRRGPEAPLRRVATIPVPGSEAARFDADGTLFAAADDTNGVELWDVSDPAAPRRAAGLALDSVATSIAFSPVADLLAVGTEAGRVRLWDVADPSDPHPVGETSDALSSVKGLQFSADGTLLAGASGDKFVWMWTVGAADLDVYAALSASGDRMNDVRFVGDRLVATGDDGVVRSWLVRAEDAVEAVCANRGDPITEDEWRRHVTGAPYRDLC; from the coding sequence GTGGCCTCGCCCCCGCCCGGCCCCGAGCGGCCCCGGCTCGCCGAGCAGCTCAGCGCCGCGCGCCGCCGCCGCGGCCTGTCGGTCCGGGCGCTCGCGGCCTCCTGCCGGCTGCCGGCCAGCACCATCCAGGGCTGGCTCAGCGGGGCGCACCTGCCCGGCCCGGCCCTGCGCGAGGAGTTCACGGCCCTGCTGGACGCCCTCGGGCTGACGGACGAGCGCCCCGCGGAGCTGTGGTGGGAGGACGTCAACCGTTCCCGCACCCCGGTCAGGCCGGACTCCACCCCGTACGTGGGCCTGCGCTCCTACCGCCCCGAGGACGAGACGCACTTCTTCGGCCGGACCGCCGAGGTCGCCGTGCTCGGCGAGCGGGTGGTGCGGCTGGCGGACGCCGGCGGGCCCCGCATCCTGGCCGTGGTGGGAGCCTCCGGCGCGGGCAAGTCCTCGCTGCTGGGCGCCGGGCTCCTCGGCCGGCTGCGGGCCGAGGGCGGGCCCCTGCACGGGTGGAGCGCCGTGGCCACGACCCCGGGCCTCGACCCGGTGCGCCGGCTCGAGGACGCCGTCGCGGCGACTCCGGACCTGCTCGTCGTCGACCAGCTGGAGGAGCTCTGGACGGGCGCCCGGGAGGCCGAGGAGCCCGGGCGGTTCCTGGACCGGCTCGCCGCGGCGAGCCGGGACCGGGTGGTCGTGGTCGGCCTGCGGGCGGACTTCTTCGGCACCGCGAGCCGGCACGCCGAGCTGCGCACCGCCCTGGAGCGCCCGGTGCTGCTGGGCGCGCTGACCCGCGAGCAGCTGGAACGGATCGTGGTGGGCCCCGCCGAGGCCGTCGGCGCCCGCGTCTCCCCGGACCTGGTCGGGGTGATCCTGCGGGACGTCGCCCCCCGCGGCACGGAGGCCGGCGTGGGCCTGCTGCCGATGCTCTCCCAGGCGATGCTCGGCACCTGGGAGCACGCCCGCACCCGCGAGCTGACGGTGGCCGACTACCACGCGGCGGGCGGCATCACGGAGGCCGTGGAGCGGCGGGCCGAGGAGGTGCACGCCCGGCTGGGCCCGCGCGAGCGGGAGGTGGCCCGCGCGGTGTTCCTGCGGCTCGTGCGCGTGGTCGGCACCGGGACCTCCGCCACGGTCGTGCGCACCCCGGTGCTCCGGGAGGAGCTGCCGGAGGGCGGGGCGGCCGTGGTCGAGGAGTTCGCCCGCGCCCGGCTGCTGACCATCGACCGGGACGAGATCCAGCTCAGCCACGAGGCCCTGCTGGACCACTGGTCCCGGCTCAGCCGCTGGATCGAGGACAGCCGCCGCGACCTCTACGTCCGCCAGCAGCTGCAGCGGGCCACCCAGATGTGGCTCGCCAACGACCGCGACCCCCTCGCCCTGATCCCGCTGGGCCAGCTCGCCTCCTTCCGGGACTGGACCGGGGACCCGCGCCAGCAGGCGCTCCTGAGCCCGGCCGAGCGCGAGTACCTGGCGGAGAGCGAGCGCCACTACGAGGACGCCCTGGAGCGGCAGAAGCGCAGCGCCCGGGAGATCGAGCGGCGCGGCCACGTGGCCCTCGTCCTGCTCGCCCTGGCCGTCTGCGCGGCCGTGGTGGCCGGGGCGCTGGGCGTCCGCGCGGAGCGCTTCCAGACCGTCGCGGAGACCGCCCGCGACGAGGCGCTCTCCCGCCAGACCGCGCTGGAGGCCTCCCGGATCCGGGGCGAGTCGCCCAACCTCGCCTCGCAGCTGAGCCTCGCGGCCTACCGGATGGCCCCCACCCGGGAGGGCACCTCGGCCCTGATCGACGCCACCGCGGTGAACGCCCCGGAGCGGTGGCTCGGCCCGGACGGCGCGTCCCGGCTCGCGGCGCTGGACGACGGCTCCGTCGTCGCGCGCGCCGCCGGGGACGGCCTGCTGTCCGTGTGGCGGGACAGCGACCGGCTCGCCGAGAACCGGGAGGACCTCGCCGTGGTCGACGGCGCCCCCGGACTGAGCGACGTGGACCTCCTGGCGGTGGACGGGCGGGTGCTCGCGGCGGTGGGCGGGCTCGGGCACGTGAGCCTGTGGGACGTCACCGGGGCGCCGGCCCGGCGGCTGGCCGGGCTCGACGTGGGGGCGGGGACACCGGTCAACGCGGTCGTCCTCTCGCCCGACGGACGGCAGCTGCTGGCCGGGGGGCGGGGCGAGGTGCTGCGCTGGTCGATCGAGGACCCCGGGGCCCCCGCGCCGCTGCCGGCCCTGGCGCTGGGGGAGGACGCAGACGTCCTGGCCCTGGCGGCCGCCCCCGACGGAACGGTCTACGCGGGCGGGACGTCCGGGGAGATCACCCGGTACGCCACCGACGGCGCCCGCGCGCAGCGCCTCGACCCGGTCCCGACCGGGCGGGTCGTCCGGGCCCTGGACCTCGCCGACGACGGCGCGCGCCTCGCCGCCGGGCTGAGCGCCCGCGAGCTGCGCCTCTACGACGTCGAGGGGGAGCGGGTCTCCCGCTCCGGGACGCTCACGGACTTCGGCAGCTGGATCAGCGACGTCTCCTTCACCCCGGACGGCGAGGCCGTCGTGGCCGCCAGCTTCGACCAGAACGCCTACGTGCACCGGCTCTCCGACCTCGCCCGCATCGACTCCCTCCCCACCGCCGCCCGGGTCACCAGCGCGCTGCGCGTGGGCGAGCGGGTGCTCACCACCTCCCAGGACGGCACCACCCGCGCATGGGACCGGCGCGGGCCCGTCATCCACCGGCAGGGCGAGCCCGTGTACCAGCTCTCCGTGGACCGGCAGCACACCGTGCTGAGCGCCGTCGGCGTCGGCCCCGACGTCGTGTCCCTCTTCGACCTCTCGGGCGAGGACCCCCGGCCGCTGCCGCCCCCGGAGGCCCCGCCCGGGGAGACCCTCTGGTACGCGGGGGCCGTGGCCCCCGACGCGTCGCTCATCGCGGGGGGCACCGAGGACGGGGACGTCCTCGTGTGGCCCCTGGACGGGGGCCGCCCGGAGGAGCCGGAGCGCGCCGCGGCCATCGAGGCGGGCATCACGGGCGCCGACGTCACGACGGACGCCGGCACGATCGCGGCGTGGTCCGAGGTGGGCTCCGAGATCGCCCTCCTGCGCCGCGGCCCCGAGGCGCCGCTCCGGCGGGTGGCCACGATCCCCGTCCCCGGCTCGGAGGCCGCCCGGTTCGACGCGGACGGCACCCTGTTCGCCGCGGCGGACGACACCAACGGCGTGGAGCTGTGGGACGTGTCCGACCCCGCCGCCCCGCGGCGGGCCGCGGGGCTGGCCCTCGACTCCGTGGCCACCTCGATCGCGTTCTCCCCGGTGGCCGACCTCCTGGCCGTGGGCACGGAGGCGGGCCGGGTGCGGCTCTGGGACGTCGCGGACCCGTCCGACCCCCACCCCGTGGGCGAGACCTCGGACGCCCTGTCCTCCGTCAAGGGCCTGCAGTTCTCCGCGGACGGCACCCTGCTGGCCGGGGCCTCCGGCGACAAGTTCGTGTGGATGTGGACCGTGGGCGCCGCGGACCTCGACGTCTACGCGGCCCTGTCCGCCTCCGGCGACCGGATGAACGACGTGCGGTTCGTGGGGGACCGGCTGGTCGCCACCGGCGACGACGGCGTGGTGCGCAGCTGGCTGGTCCGGGCCGAGGACGCGGTCGAGGCGGTCTGCGCCAACCGGGGCGACCCGATCACGGAGGACGAGTGGCGCCGGCACGTGACCGGCGCCCCCTACCGGGACCTGTGCTGA
- a CDS encoding type II secretion system F family protein — translation MTALAAPAAGLLLVAAVALAALPSRARLPGTPRPAAARRRPPGPHVSAGVLVELTAAMLDAGLPLAEAVAVLGGCRTDANGAALEGVGSRLRLGLPWHTAWTSAGELPTHLADYREALTFTATSGAPSARSLRSQAAQVRRAAYRRAERAAESLSVQLVLPLGLCSLPAFVCWGVLPVVMGLVPEVFG, via the coding sequence ATGACCGCCCTCGCAGCGCCCGCCGCCGGGCTGCTCCTGGTGGCGGCCGTGGCGCTGGCGGCGCTCCCGTCCCGAGCCCGGCTGCCGGGAACGCCCCGTCCGGCCGCGGCCCGCCGCCGCCCGCCGGGACCGCACGTCTCCGCCGGCGTCCTCGTGGAGCTCACCGCCGCCATGCTGGACGCCGGTCTGCCGCTCGCGGAGGCCGTGGCGGTGCTGGGCGGGTGCCGGACGGACGCCAACGGCGCCGCCCTCGAAGGCGTGGGCTCCCGGCTGCGGCTCGGGCTGCCCTGGCACACGGCGTGGACCTCGGCGGGCGAGCTGCCCACGCACCTGGCCGACTACCGCGAGGCGCTCACGTTCACCGCGACGTCCGGGGCGCCGTCGGCCCGGAGCCTGCGCTCGCAGGCCGCCCAGGTCCGGCGTGCCGCCTACCGGCGGGCCGAGCGCGCCGCGGAGTCGCTGTCCGTCCAGCTCGTGCTGCCCCTGGGCCTGTGCTCCCTGCCGGCCTTCGTCTGCTGGGGCGTCCTGCCGGTCGTGATGGGGCTCGTGCCCGAGGTGTTCGGATGA
- the nth gene encoding endonuclease III: MVPTAVPRPPAHLRVVDPAKARAGAARRRRTGSPESPLALKRRARRINAVLAEAYPYAVAELDFRSPYELLVATVLSAQTTDVRVNATTPRLFAACPTPRALAEADEAEIQEIIRPLGFYRAKTRAIRTLAQKIVDDHDGEVPGRLEDLVTLPGVGRKTANVVLGNAFGIPGITVDTHFGRLARRFGWTAEEDPVKVERDVAALFEPRDWTDLSQRLVYHGRRICHSRRPACGVCPVADLCPSYGEGPTDTAQAAALLKYEFAPGREELLELFLAGRSRAQLQADGWPLSS, encoded by the coding sequence ATGGTCCCGACTGCCGTGCCCCGCCCGCCCGCCCACCTGCGCGTCGTGGACCCCGCGAAGGCGCGCGCCGGCGCCGCACGGCGCCGCCGGACGGGCTCCCCCGAGTCCCCGCTGGCGCTCAAGCGGCGGGCCCGCCGGATCAACGCGGTGCTCGCGGAGGCCTACCCGTACGCGGTCGCCGAGCTGGACTTCCGCTCCCCGTACGAGCTGCTCGTGGCCACGGTGCTCTCCGCCCAGACCACCGACGTGCGCGTGAACGCGACCACGCCGCGGCTCTTCGCCGCCTGTCCCACGCCGCGGGCGCTCGCCGAGGCGGACGAGGCCGAGATCCAGGAGATCATCCGCCCGCTCGGCTTCTACCGGGCCAAGACCCGGGCCATCCGGACCCTGGCCCAGAAGATCGTGGACGACCACGACGGCGAGGTGCCCGGGCGGCTGGAGGACCTCGTCACCCTGCCCGGCGTGGGCCGCAAGACCGCCAACGTGGTGCTCGGCAACGCCTTCGGGATCCCCGGGATCACCGTGGACACCCACTTCGGCCGGCTCGCCCGCCGCTTCGGCTGGACCGCGGAGGAGGACCCGGTGAAGGTCGAGCGGGACGTCGCCGCCCTGTTCGAGCCCCGCGACTGGACCGACCTGTCCCAGCGGCTCGTCTACCACGGGCGGCGCATCTGCCACTCCCGGCGGCCCGCGTGCGGGGTGTGCCCCGTCGCGGACCTGTGCCCGTCCTACGGTGAGGGCCCCACGGACACCGCGCAGGCGGCGGCCCTGCTCAAGTACGAGTTCGCCCCGGGCCGGGAGGAGCTGCTGGAGCTGTTCCTCGCCGGGCGCAGCCGGGCCCAGCTGCAGGCCGACGGCTGGCCCCTGAGCTCGTGA
- a CDS encoding bifunctional 3'-5' exonuclease/DNA polymerase has protein sequence MHIVVGPAQDGRGGHRVQDLTGSGDPDGPGVDVPAGELAAFVADREEAARRAGSTPPRWTWERTGAVYPQLLAAGVRVERCHDLRLCQAILATAATAHGSGADGPLPYEPVLPPLPADEAPGLLPPPSPAEDQSSLFDLPRATGPDAAVLVAELRAQLAAVAGAVDARRLTLLLAAESQGALIAAEMQHAGVPWREDVHRALLEDALGPEPAPGERPPRMEETVARLRETLHAPGLNPDSPQELLKAMRAAGIDVTSTRQWELVEWARAVPGLAARRQALIEPVLEHKKQARLLSANGWHWLATWVRDGRFRPEYVVGGVVTGRWSARGGGALQIPHVVRDAVRADPGRVLVVADAAQLEPRVLAALAHDDALAAASRGRDLYQAIADLGEERGSELTERPQAKVAMLGAMYGATTGQSGRLMPHLARMFPRAVDYVEQAARVGETGGQVRTHLGRWSPLPGPAWDATQRDTATEEAERRAGAMARGQGRFTRNFVVQGTAAEWAVCWMGAIRSALAREAVDAELVFFLHDEVVLHCAREDAERAAGLVRECAERAARLVFGRIPVEFPVSVAVVESYADAK, from the coding sequence ATGCACATCGTGGTGGGACCAGCACAGGACGGCCGGGGCGGGCACCGGGTCCAGGACCTGACGGGCTCCGGGGACCCGGACGGGCCCGGCGTCGACGTGCCCGCCGGGGAGCTGGCCGCGTTCGTCGCCGACCGCGAGGAGGCCGCCCGGCGCGCCGGGTCCACGCCGCCGCGCTGGACCTGGGAGCGAACGGGCGCCGTCTACCCGCAGCTGCTGGCCGCCGGCGTCCGGGTGGAGCGCTGCCACGACCTGCGGCTGTGCCAGGCGATCCTCGCCACGGCCGCCACCGCCCACGGGTCCGGCGCCGACGGCCCGCTGCCCTACGAACCGGTGCTGCCGCCGCTGCCCGCCGACGAGGCGCCCGGGCTGCTCCCGCCGCCGTCCCCCGCCGAGGACCAGTCGAGCCTGTTCGACCTCCCCCGCGCCACGGGTCCCGACGCGGCCGTGCTGGTCGCCGAGCTGCGGGCACAGCTCGCCGCGGTGGCCGGCGCGGTGGACGCCCGCCGGCTGACCCTGCTGCTGGCCGCGGAGTCCCAGGGCGCGCTGATCGCCGCGGAGATGCAGCACGCCGGGGTGCCCTGGCGGGAGGACGTCCACCGGGCCCTGCTGGAGGACGCCCTGGGCCCCGAGCCGGCGCCCGGGGAGCGCCCCCCGCGGATGGAGGAGACCGTGGCCCGGCTGCGGGAGACGCTGCACGCGCCGGGGCTGAACCCGGACTCCCCGCAGGAGCTGCTCAAGGCGATGCGGGCGGCGGGGATCGACGTGACGAGCACCCGGCAGTGGGAGCTCGTCGAGTGGGCGCGGGCCGTGCCCGGCCTGGCGGCCCGGCGCCAGGCCCTGATCGAGCCCGTCCTGGAGCACAAGAAGCAGGCGCGGCTGCTCAGCGCCAACGGGTGGCACTGGCTGGCCACGTGGGTGCGGGACGGCCGCTTCCGCCCGGAGTACGTGGTGGGCGGGGTGGTCACCGGCCGCTGGTCGGCCCGCGGCGGGGGCGCCCTGCAGATCCCGCACGTGGTGCGGGACGCCGTGCGGGCGGATCCCGGGCGCGTGCTCGTGGTGGCGGACGCGGCCCAGCTCGAGCCGCGCGTGCTGGCGGCGCTGGCCCACGACGACGCCCTGGCCGCCGCGTCCCGCGGCAGGGACCTCTACCAGGCCATCGCCGACCTCGGCGAGGAGCGGGGCTCGGAGCTGACCGAGCGCCCCCAGGCGAAGGTGGCCATGCTGGGCGCGATGTACGGGGCCACCACGGGCCAGTCGGGCCGGCTCATGCCGCACCTCGCGCGGATGTTCCCCCGCGCCGTGGACTACGTGGAGCAGGCCGCCCGGGTGGGCGAGACGGGCGGACAGGTCCGCACGCACCTGGGCCGCTGGTCCCCGCTGCCGGGCCCGGCGTGGGACGCGACGCAGCGGGACACCGCCACCGAGGAGGCCGAGCGGCGCGCCGGGGCGATGGCCCGCGGGCAGGGCCGGTTCACCCGCAACTTCGTGGTCCAGGGCACGGCCGCCGAGTGGGCCGTGTGCTGGATGGGCGCCATCCGCTCGGCGCTGGCGCGGGAGGCGGTCGACGCCGAGCTCGTGTTCTTCCTGCACGACGAGGTTGTGCTGCACTGCGCGCGGGAGGACGCCGAGCGGGCCGCCGGGCTGGTCCGCGAGTGCGCGGAGCGGGCGGCCCGGCTGGTGTTCGGGCGGATCCCGGTGGAGTTCCCCGTCAGCGTGGCCGTGGTGGAGTCCTACGCGGACGCCAAGTAG
- the ssd gene encoding septum site-determining protein Ssd, producing the protein MSTAAHLSAPAPPHPGTAVRARTVRLVSEDAGLRATVERVCAAAGADLLADPPGAAAATAPGTLADTELVDVRHAVRGRVRPGTVLVGRPEDPGIWDRAADLGGCAVAVLPDAAGWLADLLTARPGGPAGPGGTGRVLGVLGAVGGAGTSTLACWLADRAAHEDRPAVLVDADRAGCGIDVLLGLEDQDGLRWPDLLRIAGTVHAEQLWPAMARTGQLRWLSWDRSQPDGAAAPYAGVLEALRRAAALVVVDLGRAGAGTADTAALCDEVLVLTPRTVRGVLAARWAAGSLAGASARLVPAGLNVADVDDALAAATTGLPVAGSLRFSGAVPEAAETGRLLEAGRSRRLARDVAGLLEAVGAAP; encoded by the coding sequence ATGAGCACCGCCGCCCACCTCTCCGCCCCGGCCCCGCCGCATCCGGGCACCGCGGTCCGCGCGCGCACCGTGCGCCTCGTCAGCGAGGACGCCGGGCTGCGCGCCACGGTCGAGCGCGTCTGCGCGGCCGCCGGCGCCGACCTGCTGGCCGATCCGCCCGGCGCGGCGGCGGCCACCGCGCCGGGCACGCTCGCGGACACCGAGCTCGTGGACGTGCGCCACGCCGTGCGGGGGCGGGTCCGTCCGGGCACGGTGCTCGTGGGCCGGCCCGAGGACCCCGGGATCTGGGACCGGGCGGCCGACCTCGGCGGCTGCGCCGTGGCCGTGCTGCCCGACGCCGCCGGATGGCTCGCCGACCTGCTCACCGCCCGGCCCGGCGGCCCCGCCGGTCCCGGCGGCACGGGCCGGGTGCTGGGCGTGCTGGGCGCCGTGGGCGGGGCCGGCACGTCCACGCTGGCGTGCTGGCTCGCCGACCGCGCCGCGCACGAGGACCGGCCGGCCGTCCTCGTGGACGCGGACCGCGCCGGCTGCGGCATCGACGTCCTGCTGGGCCTCGAGGACCAGGACGGTCTGCGCTGGCCGGACCTGCTCCGGATCGCCGGGACGGTGCACGCCGAGCAGCTGTGGCCGGCCATGGCCCGGACCGGACAGCTGCGCTGGCTCTCCTGGGACCGCTCCCAGCCGGACGGAGCCGCCGCGCCGTACGCCGGCGTGCTCGAGGCGCTGCGCCGGGCGGCCGCCCTCGTCGTCGTGGACCTGGGCCGGGCGGGGGCGGGCACGGCGGACACCGCGGCCCTGTGCGACGAGGTCCTCGTGCTCACGCCCCGGACGGTGCGCGGCGTGCTGGCCGCGCGGTGGGCCGCCGGTTCCCTGGCGGGCGCCAGTGCCCGCCTGGTGCCGGCCGGGCTCAACGTGGCCGACGTGGACGACGCCCTCGCCGCCGCCACGACCGGTCTGCCCGTCGCCGGCTCCCTGCGCTTCTCCGGCGCGGTGCCGGAGGCCGCCGAGACGGGCCGGCTGCTCGAGGCGGGCCGCTCCCGGCGGCTCGCCCGGGACGTGGCGGGCCTGCTCGAGGCCGTGGGGGCCGCCCCGTGA